Proteins from a genomic interval of Diaphorobacter sp. HDW4A:
- a CDS encoding MFS transporter produces the protein MEVSVRDDGAPAQWSLQAFLTVAFLGITAGVQMSDYGLQAISLSAIQKSFDISDASLGALQGLAGVLVGSALAIPLARFADRFPRKRVLLCLIFASTAMMVLSALAPNFPLFFLGRSAAGITEFAMVPLVYSMIPDLAPQRHRVLANLGFAALVSSGASAGFYFSGDIQATAAAWIPGDLDVWRKGFLLLSAAGLPLLIAGLFTADPPRHARQEDVSGATSLRQFLKEHWQPVALFVGVAGSLMIAVQGLNQLIALALERRFEVAPARIGEVMGVIVLVATLGCLPVVAALDRWFAKRLGTAVRPMIMGVCAVLSVPAILMLFSTASLQQAFVVVALFLFTTCTANALVPTMLQDVAPAALRARCFALWSFVVSVFSALGPLLAGFVSTWLVSGQMLTAIALTATPALLVSAFCALRLFQYTRRTTVNA, from the coding sequence ATGGAAGTAAGCGTCAGGGACGATGGCGCACCCGCGCAATGGTCGCTGCAAGCCTTTCTGACTGTCGCGTTTCTTGGCATCACCGCCGGAGTGCAGATGAGCGACTACGGCCTGCAGGCCATCTCGCTATCGGCAATCCAAAAAAGCTTTGACATCAGCGACGCCAGTCTCGGCGCATTGCAGGGACTGGCGGGCGTTCTGGTGGGCAGCGCGCTGGCGATTCCGCTGGCTCGCTTCGCTGATCGTTTCCCGCGCAAACGCGTGTTGCTGTGTCTGATCTTCGCATCGACCGCGATGATGGTGCTCAGCGCGCTGGCGCCCAATTTCCCGCTGTTCTTTCTGGGCCGCTCGGCCGCTGGCATCACCGAGTTTGCGATGGTGCCGCTGGTGTACTCGATGATTCCCGACCTCGCTCCACAACGTCACCGCGTCTTGGCCAACCTCGGCTTCGCGGCCTTGGTCTCAAGTGGTGCCAGCGCGGGCTTCTACTTTTCAGGAGACATACAGGCCACCGCCGCAGCCTGGATTCCCGGTGATCTGGACGTCTGGCGCAAGGGCTTTCTGCTTCTGTCAGCAGCCGGGCTGCCCTTGCTGATCGCAGGCCTTTTCACCGCCGATCCGCCTCGGCATGCCAGACAGGAGGACGTTTCAGGCGCGACATCGTTGAGGCAATTCCTGAAAGAACACTGGCAGCCAGTCGCCCTGTTTGTCGGCGTGGCGGGGAGTCTGATGATCGCGGTTCAGGGGCTGAATCAGCTGATTGCCTTGGCGCTCGAGCGCCGCTTCGAAGTCGCGCCCGCGCGCATCGGCGAGGTCATGGGCGTGATCGTGCTGGTCGCAACGCTGGGCTGTCTCCCCGTCGTCGCGGCGCTGGACCGCTGGTTTGCCAAGCGCTTGGGAACCGCCGTGCGGCCGATGATCATGGGCGTCTGCGCGGTTCTTTCCGTGCCCGCCATCCTGATGCTCTTTTCCACCGCCTCGCTGCAGCAGGCCTTTGTGGTGGTGGCCTTGTTTCTCTTCACCACCTGCACCGCCAACGCCCTCGTGCCGACCATGCTGCAGGACGTGGCTCCGGCGGCGTTGCGCGCACGCTGTTTTGCGCTCTGGAGTTTTGTCGTCTCGGTGTTCAGCGCGCTGGGGCCTTTGCTGGCTGGGTTCGTGTCGACATGGCTCGTCTCCGGCCAGATGCTCACGGCCATCGCACTGACCGCCACCCCTGCCCTGCTCGTGTCAGCATTTTGCGCGTTGCGACTTTTTCAGTACACGCGCAGGACCACCGTCAACGCCTGA